The following are encoded in a window of Flavobacterium sp. WC2421 genomic DNA:
- a CDS encoding heavy metal translocating P-type ATPase metal-binding domain-containing protein — MDTQNCFHCGLDIIRAEEIIFDNKEFCCNGCKTVYEIFSVNDLTCYYDFEKSPGATPLDIKGKYEFLENENIISKLLDFQETATAIVSLSIPHIHCSSCIWILENLQRLQKGISTSQVNFPEKKVRITYNPEEVSLSEIAYLLSSIGYEPYISLENYETGSNSVDRSLTYKLGVAFFCFGNIMLLSFPEYFEVREYWLDAYRPFFRWLIFALSLPAFFYSASSYYVSAYKSIKSRMLNIDIPIALGIIVMFVRSTVDIVFDYGSGFFDSLTGLIFFMLLGKMFQIKTYSFLSFERDFKSYFPIAITRINPDATEESVPVYDIIKGDRLLIRNQELIPVDGILISDSASIDYSFVTGEAVPITKNSGDKIFAGGKQIGKVIEMDVLQSTSQSYLTQLWSNDVFQKNVEQKHKNITDTISHYFTPILLVIAFVSFGYWIFIDTITAFNVFASILIVACPCALALTAPFTMGNVLRILGKQKFYLKNALVIEQLAKVDTIVFDKTGTITTNKKSSISYQGNPISDIDSLWIKNLLRASNHPLSRMLYDYLPEMQKISIADFEEINGKGIQGTIDGKQIKIGSASFVGKIEGNALLRTVVHIRIDGVYYGKYIFNNQYREGLDSLFKGLNDDYQIKVLSGDNDGERRALETILPQGTELIFNQNPEQKLEFIKKLQEQGRNVMMVGDGLNDAGALAQSNIGISISENVNVFSPACDAILEANEFQKLHYFLKLSKKAMTTIKLSFALSLLYNVVGLSFAISGNLRPLVAAIIMPLSTITIVSFVTVMSNYYARKLKYFNKNFNK, encoded by the coding sequence ATGGACACACAAAACTGTTTCCATTGTGGGTTAGATATTATAAGAGCAGAAGAAATTATTTTTGACAATAAAGAGTTTTGTTGCAACGGTTGTAAAACGGTGTACGAAATCTTTAGTGTCAATGATTTGACTTGCTATTATGATTTTGAAAAATCCCCTGGAGCAACACCATTAGATATTAAAGGTAAATATGAATTTTTAGAAAATGAAAATATCATTTCAAAATTATTGGATTTTCAAGAAACTGCAACCGCTATTGTTTCACTTAGTATTCCTCATATTCATTGTAGCTCGTGTATTTGGATTTTGGAAAATTTACAGCGTCTTCAAAAAGGAATAAGTACTTCTCAGGTTAATTTTCCAGAAAAAAAAGTCCGAATTACCTATAATCCTGAAGAAGTTTCGCTTAGTGAAATTGCTTATTTATTGAGTTCTATTGGCTATGAGCCCTATATTAGTTTAGAAAACTATGAAACCGGAAGTAATAGTGTGGATCGAAGTTTAACTTATAAATTGGGAGTCGCTTTCTTTTGTTTTGGAAATATTATGTTGTTATCCTTTCCAGAGTATTTTGAAGTAAGGGAATATTGGTTGGACGCGTACCGCCCTTTTTTTAGATGGTTAATCTTCGCTCTTTCGTTACCCGCTTTCTTTTATTCAGCTAGTAGTTATTATGTTTCGGCTTATAAAAGCATCAAATCGAGAATGTTGAATATTGATATTCCTATTGCTTTAGGGATTATAGTAATGTTCGTTCGCAGTACCGTAGATATTGTTTTTGATTATGGGTCCGGTTTTTTTGACAGTTTGACTGGGTTGATTTTCTTTATGCTTTTAGGTAAAATGTTCCAAATTAAAACATACAGTTTTTTGAGTTTCGAAAGGGATTTTAAATCGTATTTTCCAATAGCGATTACTAGAATTAATCCTGATGCAACAGAGGAAAGTGTACCTGTCTATGATATTATAAAAGGCGACCGACTACTTATAAGAAATCAAGAGTTAATTCCCGTAGATGGAATTTTGATTAGTGATAGCGCTTCTATTGATTACAGTTTTGTAACTGGAGAAGCTGTACCTATTACTAAAAATTCTGGTGATAAAATATTTGCAGGAGGTAAACAAATAGGTAAAGTGATTGAAATGGATGTTTTACAGTCTACTTCACAAAGTTATTTAACGCAATTGTGGAGCAATGATGTTTTTCAAAAAAATGTAGAGCAAAAACACAAAAACATCACGGATACGATTAGTCATTATTTTACTCCAATTTTACTCGTGATTGCTTTTGTTTCGTTTGGATATTGGATTTTCATCGATACCATTACAGCTTTCAATGTTTTTGCTTCCATATTAATTGTGGCTTGCCCTTGTGCCTTAGCCTTAACTGCACCGTTTACAATGGGGAATGTATTGCGAATTTTAGGTAAACAGAAATTTTACCTGAAAAATGCTTTGGTAATAGAACAATTGGCAAAAGTAGATACCATTGTTTTTGATAAAACGGGTACTATAACGACCAATAAAAAATCAAGTATTTCCTATCAGGGTAATCCTATTTCTGATATAGATAGCCTTTGGATTAAGAATTTACTTCGTGCGTCCAACCATCCTTTGAGTCGTATGTTATATGATTATTTACCAGAGATGCAAAAAATATCTATTGCTGATTTTGAAGAAATTAATGGGAAAGGGATTCAGGGCACAATAGATGGGAAACAAATTAAAATTGGTTCTGCTTCATTTGTTGGAAAAATAGAAGGCAATGCTTTGTTACGAACCGTTGTTCATATTAGAATTGATGGCGTTTATTATGGGAAATATATTTTCAATAATCAATATCGAGAAGGTTTAGATAGCCTTTTTAAAGGATTAAATGATGATTATCAAATCAAAGTCTTATCTGGAGATAATGATGGTGAAAGAAGAGCCTTAGAGACCATTTTACCTCAAGGAACCGAATTGATTTTTAATCAAAATCCAGAACAAAAATTGGAGTTTATCAAAAAACTACAAGAACAAGGTCGCAATGTGATGATGGTAGGGGATGGATTGAATGATGCAGGAGCATTGGCACAAAGTAATATAGGTATTTCAATATCAGAAAATGTAAATGTTTTTTCACCTGCGTGTGATGCTATTTTAGAAGCCAATGAATTTCAAAAACTGCATTATTTTTTAAAACTTTCTAAAAAAGCGATGACCACAATTAAGTTGAGTTTTGCTTTATCACTGCTTTATAATGTAGTAGGGTTATCATTTGCCATTAGTGGGAATTTACGACCGCTTGTTGCGGCAATTATTATGCCTTTAAGTACCATTACAATTGTCAGTTTTGTTACCGTTATGAGTAATTATTATGCAAGAAAGTTAAAATATTTTAATAAGAATTTTAACAAATAA
- the ccoS gene encoding cbb3-type cytochrome oxidase assembly protein CcoS, translating to MSVIYLLISISIFVAVGFFIAFIVAVKSGQYDDDYTPSVRMLFDDEIKKTPQKQIQTTEEKQN from the coding sequence ATGAGTGTCATTTATTTATTAATCTCCATTAGCATATTCGTTGCGGTTGGCTTTTTTATTGCTTTTATAGTAGCGGTAAAAAGTGGTCAATATGATGACGATTATACGCCATCTGTCAGAATGCTTTTTGACGATGAAATCAAAAAAACACCCCAAAAACAAATACAAACAACAGAAGAAAAACAAAATTAA
- the ccoN gene encoding cytochrome-c oxidase, cbb3-type subunit I, which yields MEMQQFYYDNKIVKKFIYATIVFGVVGMAVGLLLATFFLFPNLTDGVSWLSFGRLRPLHTNAVIFAFVGNAMFAGVYYSLQRLLKARMYSDFLSNLNFWGWQLIIVAAAISLPMGYTSSKEYAELEWPIDIAIALIWVVFGVNMIGTILKRRERHLYVAIWFYLATFVTVAVLHIFNSLAIPVSAMKSYSVYAGVQDALVQWWYGHNAVAFFLTTPFLGLMYYFVPKAANRPVYSYRLSIVHFWSLIFLYIWAGPHHLLYSALPNWAQNLGVVFSIMLIAPSWGGMINGLLTLRGAWDKVRVDPVLKFFVVAITGYGMATFEGPMLSLKNVNAIAHFTDWIIAHVHVGALAWNGFMAFGMIYWLVPRMSKGPLFSAKLANFHFWIGTLGIILYTLPMYVAGFLQASMWKQFNPDGTLTYGNFLETVTQIMPMYWMRAAGGTLYIIGMFVLVYNITKTIRANAAIEDELAEAPELQKISSGRTKGEKFHPWLERKPIQLTILATVAILIGGVIQIVPTIMVKSNIPTIASVKPYSPLELEGRDLYIREGCVGCHSQMVRPFRSEVERYGPQSKAGEFVYDHPFLWGSKRTGPDLLRVGGKYNDNWHFNHMWSPQSVSSGSIMPGYKWLFDNSALDISDIEKKMQVMKTLGVPYTDAEIANAKNAIKVQSQKIEDNLHADPDFVKSYENSKKKAEAKGEKFVPMHQREIVALIAYIQRLGTDIKVKDKK from the coding sequence ATGGAAATGCAGCAGTTTTACTATGACAACAAAATTGTAAAAAAGTTTATTTACGCTACCATTGTTTTTGGCGTAGTCGGAATGGCCGTCGGACTTTTATTAGCAACATTTTTTTTATTCCCAAACCTTACTGACGGGGTTTCGTGGTTGAGTTTTGGTCGATTAAGACCTTTACATACCAATGCCGTTATTTTTGCCTTTGTAGGTAATGCTATGTTTGCTGGAGTATATTATTCTTTGCAACGATTATTGAAAGCAAGGATGTATAGTGATTTTTTAAGTAACCTTAATTTTTGGGGTTGGCAATTGATTATTGTGGCAGCAGCCATTTCTTTGCCAATGGGATATACCTCTTCTAAAGAATATGCTGAACTAGAATGGCCTATTGATATTGCAATTGCCTTAATTTGGGTTGTTTTTGGGGTCAATATGATTGGTACGATTTTAAAAAGAAGAGAACGTCATTTATATGTCGCCATTTGGTTTTACTTAGCGACTTTCGTGACAGTTGCAGTATTGCATATTTTTAATAGTTTGGCTATTCCTGTTTCTGCAATGAAAAGTTACTCTGTTTATGCAGGAGTACAAGATGCATTAGTACAATGGTGGTATGGTCATAATGCGGTTGCCTTTTTCTTGACAACACCATTTTTAGGATTAATGTATTATTTTGTTCCTAAAGCGGCAAATCGTCCGGTATATTCTTATAGATTATCTATTGTTCACTTTTGGTCATTAATATTTTTATACATCTGGGCTGGACCGCACCATTTATTATATTCTGCTTTGCCTAACTGGGCACAGAATCTAGGAGTTGTTTTCTCAATCATGTTAATTGCACCTTCTTGGGGAGGTATGATTAATGGATTGTTGACTTTGCGTGGAGCATGGGATAAAGTGCGTGTAGATCCTGTTTTGAAATTTTTCGTAGTAGCTATTACTGGATACGGTATGGCAACTTTTGAAGGACCGATGCTATCATTAAAAAATGTAAATGCAATAGCGCATTTTACAGATTGGATTATTGCACACGTTCACGTAGGAGCGTTAGCATGGAATGGATTTATGGCTTTTGGTATGATTTATTGGTTGGTTCCAAGAATGTCAAAAGGACCTTTATTCTCTGCTAAACTAGCTAATTTCCACTTTTGGATTGGAACATTAGGGATTATACTTTATACGCTTCCTATGTATGTAGCTGGATTTTTACAAGCTTCTATGTGGAAACAATTTAATCCTGATGGAACATTAACATATGGTAATTTCCTTGAAACGGTAACGCAAATTATGCCAATGTATTGGATGCGTGCTGCTGGAGGAACATTATATATTATTGGAATGTTTGTCTTGGTATACAATATTACTAAAACTATAAGAGCTAATGCTGCAATTGAAGATGAATTAGCCGAAGCACCAGAATTACAAAAAATAAGTAGTGGTAGAACTAAAGGTGAAAAATTTCACCCTTGGTTAGAAAGAAAACCAATTCAGTTAACTATTCTGGCTACTGTAGCGATTTTAATTGGAGGTGTTATTCAAATTGTACCTACAATTATGGTAAAATCTAATATCCCAACAATTGCCAGTGTAAAACCGTATTCACCATTGGAATTAGAAGGTCGTGATTTGTACATCCGTGAGGGTTGTGTAGGATGTCACTCTCAAATGGTTAGACCATTCCGTTCTGAAGTAGAACGTTACGGACCACAATCAAAAGCGGGAGAATTTGTGTATGATCACCCATTCCTTTGGGGTTCAAAACGTACAGGACCGGATTTATTAAGAGTAGGTGGTAAGTACAACGACAATTGGCATTTCAATCACATGTGGAGTCCACAAAGTGTATCTTCTGGATCTATAATGCCTGGGTACAAATGGTTATTTGATAATAGCGCTTTGGATATTTCTGACATTGAAAAGAAAATGCAAGTGATGAAAACACTTGGGGTTCCTTATACAGATGCTGAAATTGCCAATGCTAAAAATGCAATCAAAGTACAATCTCAAAAAATTGAAGACAATCTGCATGCTGACCCTGACTTTGTGAAAAGTTATGAAAATAGCAAGAAAAAAGCCGAAGCAAAAGGAGAGAAATTTGTGCCAATGCATCAGAGAGAGATTGTAGCACTGATTGCTTACATCCAAAGATTAGGTACAGACATTAAAGTAAAAGATAAAAAGTAA
- a CDS encoding CcoQ/FixQ family Cbb3-type cytochrome c oxidase assembly chaperone, which produces MFEQIKHNMETIAGVAIYPILSLLIFFFFFVGLGIWVASYKKEKINELSQIPLNDN; this is translated from the coding sequence ATGTTCGAACAAATAAAACACAACATGGAAACGATTGCAGGTGTTGCAATTTATCCGATACTATCGTTATTGATTTTCTTTTTCTTCTTTGTGGGGCTTGGTATATGGGTTGCATCCTATAAAAAAGAGAAGATCAATGAATTGAGCCAAATTCCATTAAACGACAATTAA
- a CDS encoding cbb3-type cytochrome c oxidase N-terminal domain-containing protein translates to MKKLIPAYVRVPVIFFLVFGAMEYFIDSGDRAAFIKYPMVSVFLFVFLFLLIAIEITVSAIDNITYQMLTEEQKAKLEEVSAISYKESEWFKKLMQKLTKTEPIENEANLLLSHDYDGIRELDNNLPPWWVYLFYGCIAFAAIYLVRFEIMGGDNQEMELKKELAQAKIDVAEYMKTAPDLMDEKTVTLLTDPADLAIGKTIFTTNCAACHRADAGGQIGPNLTDDHWILGGGIKNLFHTVTNGGRDGKGMISWKGTLKPKEIQKVTSYILSLQGSNPKDPKAPDGEVWVDDAVAPAAK, encoded by the coding sequence ATGAAAAAATTAATCCCAGCATACGTAAGAGTACCCGTAATTTTCTTTCTCGTGTTTGGCGCTATGGAATATTTTATAGATTCTGGCGATCGTGCAGCATTTATAAAATATCCAATGGTTTCGGTATTTCTATTTGTTTTTCTATTTCTTTTAATAGCGATTGAAATCACCGTAAGTGCTATTGATAATATTACGTATCAAATGCTTACAGAAGAACAAAAAGCAAAATTAGAAGAAGTTAGTGCTATAAGTTATAAAGAGAGCGAGTGGTTTAAAAAGTTAATGCAAAAACTGACTAAAACCGAGCCTATTGAAAATGAAGCTAATTTATTGTTGAGTCATGATTATGATGGAATCAGGGAATTAGATAATAATTTACCACCATGGTGGGTATATTTATTCTACGGTTGTATCGCTTTTGCAGCAATATATTTAGTTCGTTTTGAGATTATGGGTGGCGATAATCAGGAAATGGAATTGAAGAAAGAATTGGCTCAAGCCAAAATAGATGTGGCAGAATATATGAAAACGGCTCCAGACTTAATGGATGAAAAAACGGTAACCTTACTGACTGATCCAGCTGATTTAGCCATAGGAAAAACCATTTTTACAACTAATTGCGCCGCTTGTCATAGAGCGGATGCGGGTGGACAAATTGGTCCTAACCTAACAGATGATCATTGGATTCTGGGTGGTGGAATTAAAAATCTTTTCCATACTGTAACTAATGGGGGTCGTGATGGTAAAGGAATGATTTCATGGAAAGGAACTTTAAAACCAAAAGAAATTCAAAAAGTAACTAGTTATATATTGTCATTACAGGGAAGTAACCCAAAAGATCCAAAAGCACCAGATGGTGAAGTTTGGGTTGATGATGCTGTAGCACCTGCAGCAAAATAA